One part of the Nymphaea colorata isolate Beijing-Zhang1983 chromosome 8, ASM883128v2, whole genome shotgun sequence genome encodes these proteins:
- the LOC116259516 gene encoding uncharacterized protein LOC116259516, giving the protein MAALKLIGFLVLLSIFTAAAQQPRRNDSDVDSAVGNMRERSYYGFIMLLQMLNWQTVASRNGITFLIPADKELASATIAPEQIQDFILSHSILTPLYFNNMLHFPTGTLIPTGLPNFLLDITNNGPYDFYLNNAKIVAPNVCQSARIKCHGIDAVIQHNTTAAERPLLPVTQVPKITSPVLQPGESSPLHESALLPLRNENSLKPMLNVLSHTSAVSAGTTMGHNAPLLVMLISFGLLI; this is encoded by the coding sequence ATGGCTGCCCTCAAGCTCATCGGTTTCCTTGTGCTCCTTTCCATCTTCACAGCAGCAGCTCAGCAGCCTCGTAGAAATGACAGCGATGTAGATTCGGCCGTCGGCAACATGAGAGAGAGGTCCTATTATGGGTTCATCATGCTCCTGCAAATGTTAAACTGGCAGACAGTGGCATCACGGAACGGCATTACCTTCTTGATTCCAGCTGACAAAGAGTTGGCAAGTGCCACCATTGCTCCAGAGCAGATACAAGATTTCATACTGAGCCATTCTATTCTTACCCCTCTCTATTTCAACAACATGCTACACTTTCCAACGGGTACACTCATTCCCACAGGACTACCTAATTTTCTGTTAGACATCACCAACAACGGACCATATGATTTCTACTTGAATAATGCAAAGATCGTAGCTCCGAATGTTTGTCAGAGTGCTAGGATAAAATGCCATGGCATTGATGCAGTAATCCAACACAATACTACAGCTGCTGAGCGCCCACTTCTGCCTGTTACTCAGGTGCCTAAGATCACCAGTCCAGTTCTCCAGCCTGGTGAGTCTTCACCGCTGCACGAAAGTGCACTTTTGCCTCTGCGTAATGAGAATTCTTTGAAACCAATGTTGAATGTACTCTCTCATACAAGCGCAGTTAGTGCAGGCACCACCATGGGCCACAATGCTCCCTTGCTTGTTATGTTGATTAGCTTTGGGTTGCTCATCTGA
- the LOC116258775 gene encoding OBERON-like protein, whose amino-acid sequence MGTSSGANFQSQLPAVRRSGVLHTSLSLFSADAVSASRSEPASNSDPGQDSPTESASSRETLSAHHSREDAVAVGGAELSTVAKRAPKKEDGGEDGTGHGATDQGVIRRLACSDRLSLRDIAREPVEVVAEIMQEMPEQLLEELKGELRSILECSGGPQHREKFLLLQKSVQGRLDLTPKSLVRAHRTQLEILVSINTGIQAFLHPSVSIPQSFLIEIFAYKRCRNIACQNTLPGDDCTCDICSTRKGFCNLCMCIICSKFDFDVNTCRWIGCDSCSHWTHTDCAIRVGQISMGTGRKGGLGTSEMLFKCQACNRTSELLGWVKDVFQHCAPRWDRETLLRELDAVIRIFRGSEDPKGRKLFWKCEDLVDKLKNGAAESSVCKMLFLFFDELETEGTKNPDAEDSGRLMAPQEACNRIAEVVQEAVKKMEMVAEEKERAYKKARMALEACDRELEDKSREMADLQMERQRKKQQIDELETIIRLKQAEADMFQIKATEARHEAERLQQIMLAKSEKAEEDYASSYLKQRLNEAEAEKRCLFEKIRLQESSRLSSGSSDPSQMLMLCKIQDLLKTVYNVSPSKGEGQSAVSADHQPLRSVR is encoded by the exons ATGGGAACGTCTTCCGGTGCGAATTTCCAGTCTCAGTTACCAGCCGTGCGTCGGTCGGGTGTACTTCACACCTCGCTTTCCCTCTTCTCCGCCGATGCTGTCTCAGCCTCTCGGTCGGAGCCCGCTTCCAACTCTGACCCCGGCCAGGACTCTCCGACGGAGAGCGCGAGCTCAAGGGAGACCTTGTCTGCGCATCACAGCCGGGAGGATGCCGTCGCAGTCGGTGGCGCGGAGCTTTCGACTGTTGCGAAGCGAGCACCGAAGAAGGAGGACGGCGGAGAAGACGGGACCGGCCACGGTGCCACGGACCAGGGTGTCATTAGGCGGTTGGCTTGCTCGGACAGGCTTTCACTGAGAGACATCGCTCGAGAGCCGGTGGAGGTGGTGGCGGAAATAATGCAGGAGATGCCTGAGCAGCTCCTGGAGGAGCTCAAGGGCGAACTCCGTTCGATCCTCGAGTGCTCTGGCGGGCCGCAGCACCGGGAGAAGTTCCTCCTCCTGCAGAAGTCCGTCCAAGGGAGGCTGGATCTCACGCCTAAATCACTGGTTCGGGCACACAGGACTCAATTGGAGATCTTGGTCTCTATCAATACTGGAATTCAAGCGTTCCTTCACCCCAGCGTTAGCATTCCGCAGTCCTTCCTGATTGAGATTTTCGCCTACAAGCGATGTCGCAATATTGCCTGCCAGAACACGCTTCCTGGTGATGACTGCACCTGTGATATCTGCTCCACAAGGAAGGGCTTCTGCAATTTGTGTATGTGCATTATCTGCAGCAAGTTCGATTTCGATGTGAACACTTGCCGCTGGATTGGCTGCGATTCATGCTCCCATTGGACACATACTGATTGTGCCATCAGGGTGGGGCAGATCAGCATGGGCACAGGCCGAAAGGGTGGGCTGGGGACCTCGGAGATGTTGTTCAAGTGCCAAGCTTGTAACAGGACGTCTGAGTTGCTTGGGTGGGTGAAAGATGTGTTCCAGCACTGTGCACCACGGTGGGATCGAGAAACACTGCTCAGGGAACTTGATGCTGTGATCCGCATCTTCAGGGGGAGTGAAGACCCGAAGGGACGGAAGCTCTTCTGGAAGTGTGAGGATCTTGTTGACAAGCTGAAGAATGGAGCTGCGGAGTCTAGTGTGTGCAAAATGCTGTTTCTCTTTTTCGATG AGTTGGAGACAGAGGGGACAAAGAATCCTGATGCAGAAGACTCTGGGCGCTTGATGGCACCACAGGAAGCTTGTAATCGAATAGCAGAAGTAGTGCAGGAGGCagtcaagaaaatggaaatggttGCAGAAGAGAAAGAACGGGCATACAAAAAAGCCCGAATGGCACTAGAAGCATGTGACAGGGAACTAGAAGACAAAAGCAGGGAAATGGCTGATTTGCAGATGGAGAGACAGCGGAAGAAGCAACAAATAGATGAGCTTGAGACCATAATCAGGCTAAAGCAAGCGGAGGCTGACATGTTTCAAATAAAGGCTACTGAGGCTAGGCATGAAGCTGAGCGGCTACAGCAGATTATGTTGGCAAAATCTGAGAAGGCAGAGGAAGATTATGCCAGCAGTTATCTGAAGCAGCGACTGAATGAGGCAGAGGCAGAGAAACGTTGCCTATTTGAGAAGATCAGACTTCAGGAATCCTCAAGACTATCATCTGGCAGCAGTGACCCTTCTCAGATGCTCATGCTTTGTAAGATACAGGATCTGCTTAAGACAGTATACAATGTGTCCCCAAGCAAGGGGGAGGGGCAAAGTGCTGTCTCAGCAGATCATCAACCTCTTCGCTCAGTCCGTTGA